Proteins from a genomic interval of Clostridium scatologenes:
- a CDS encoding ABC transporter substrate-binding protein, with amino-acid sequence MKFKKLAALASSVILATSIFAGCGGSSGSTSTSSSNDSSKKKIVLGFAQVVAESGWRTAETNSIKEIPKLDPNVELKFSDGQQKQENQIKAIRSFIAQKVNIIALDPVVETGWDTVLKEAKDAKIPVIIVDRGVKVSDESLYTCFLGSDMEEEGKRAAKLIIDHFGKDAKLNIAELQGTVGSSAMVGRQKGFNETIKDYPNYKIIKSQTGDFTRAKGKEVMEAFLKSDGDKINVLWSHNDDMGVGAIQAIEEYGKKPGKDIFIVSVDGIKDMFQMMADGKSNGIVECNPLLGPQLLETAKAVAAGQKVEKNIKSKESVFTQDQAKKELPNRKY; translated from the coding sequence ATGAAATTTAAAAAGTTAGCGGCATTGGCAAGTAGTGTAATTCTTGCAACATCCATATTTGCAGGATGTGGAGGAAGTTCAGGTTCTACTAGTACAAGCAGTAGTAATGATTCAAGCAAGAAAAAAATTGTACTAGGTTTTGCTCAGGTTGTAGCTGAAAGTGGTTGGAGGACTGCTGAAACAAATTCAATAAAGGAAATACCAAAGCTAGACCCAAATGTTGAGCTGAAATTTTCAGATGGACAACAAAAGCAAGAGAATCAAATAAAGGCTATAAGATCGTTTATAGCTCAAAAAGTTAACATAATAGCTTTGGATCCAGTTGTTGAAACAGGTTGGGATACAGTATTAAAAGAAGCAAAAGATGCTAAAATACCAGTTATAATAGTTGATAGAGGGGTAAAGGTTTCAGATGAATCTCTTTATACTTGTTTCTTAGGTTCAGATATGGAGGAAGAAGGAAAAAGAGCTGCAAAGCTTATAATAGACCACTTTGGTAAAGATGCAAAACTTAATATAGCTGAACTGCAAGGAACTGTTGGTTCTAGTGCGATGGTTGGACGTCAAAAAGGATTTAATGAAACTATTAAAGATTATCCTAATTACAAAATAATAAAATCACAAACAGGCGATTTTACACGTGCAAAGGGTAAAGAAGTTATGGAAGCCTTCTTGAAATCAGATGGAGATAAGATCAATGTATTATGGTCTCATAATGATGATATGGGCGTTGGAGCTATCCAAGCTATAGAAGAATATGGTAAAAAACCAGGAAAAGACATTTTTATAGTTTCAGTAGATGGTATTAAAGATATGTTCCAAATGATGGCTGATGGAAAATCTAATGGTATAGTTGAATGTAATCCGCTTTTAGGACCTCAGTTATTAGAAACTGCTAAAGCTGTAGCAGCAGGCCAAAAGGTAGAGAAAAATATAAAATCAAAGGAAAGTGTTTTTACACAGGATCAAGCTAAAAAAGAATTACCTAATAGAAAATATTAA